A region from the Candidatus Thiothrix putei genome encodes:
- the minC gene encoding septum site-determining protein MinC, translating into MSGELVEIKGEMTLLSVLRLASANLETIREKLQKKRDSLPQLFDNSPLLVDCSPLGEACVALDMAGLREMLLTLGFIPVGIRNIAEECVEKAMQAGWAVLRAGRATGAPSRPERSVEPEMVAIEPDITASTATSVKVVDRPLRSGQQVYFPEGSLVILQHTSAGSEILAGGSVHVYGSLRGRVLAGITGDTSARIFCQKLEAELVSIAGHYRLLDDMDTNLKGSPAMVWLDGEKLKITPIF; encoded by the coding sequence TTGTCTGGAGAATTGGTTGAAATAAAGGGCGAAATGACCTTGCTCAGCGTGTTGCGGTTGGCTTCTGCTAATTTGGAGACCATTCGGGAAAAACTGCAAAAGAAGCGCGACAGTTTGCCGCAATTATTCGACAACAGCCCGTTATTGGTGGATTGCAGTCCTTTGGGAGAAGCCTGTGTAGCGTTGGATATGGCAGGGTTGCGGGAAATGTTACTGACTTTGGGTTTTATCCCTGTTGGGATACGCAACATTGCTGAAGAGTGTGTCGAAAAAGCCATGCAAGCAGGTTGGGCGGTATTACGAGCAGGACGAGCTACCGGTGCTCCCAGCCGCCCAGAGCGCTCCGTAGAGCCGGAAATGGTAGCGATAGAGCCAGATATTACCGCCAGCACCGCCACGAGTGTGAAGGTAGTTGATCGCCCATTACGTTCAGGTCAACAGGTGTATTTCCCTGAAGGTAGTCTGGTGATATTGCAGCATACTAGTGCAGGTTCAGAAATTCTCGCGGGTGGTTCAGTACATGTGTACGGTTCCTTGCGTGGCAGGGTATTGGCTGGAATTACCGGGGATACCAGCGCCCGCATTTTTTGCCAGAAGCTAGAGGCAGAATTGGTTTCGATTGCAGGACATTACCGTTTGCTGGATGACATGGACACGAATCTGAAAGGCTCTCCGGCGATGGTTTGGCTGGATGGCGAAAAATTGAAAATTACCCCCATATTCTAA